GGTCCGGGTGGTGCTGAGCCGGCCGCGGCGGGTCGTGGTGCTGGTGACGGTGCGCGGCGGGGCCGTGGCCGGGGTGACCGCCGAGCGCCCCGAGGGCCGCGCCGCCGCCGCCCGGCTCGCCGCCGTCCTCGAGGGCCGGCGGCTCGATGCCCCGCTGCCGCCCGGTGCGGTGGACCCGGAGGCGGCGGTCGCGGTCGGCGCCGCCCTCGCCGCCGCCCGCCGGCTCTTCGGGTAGCCAGCCTTCCCCCTCCGGCAGCCTGCCGCGGCCCCTACACTGCCCCACCATGCCTGGCCGGCGGCGCCTGCCGCTCCCCGCGCGCGTCACCGCGGCCATCGGCGCCGCGATCGTCGTGGTCGCCGTCGCCGTCATCGCCACCCTCCTCATCATCTCCCGGGGCTCCTCCTGCGGCTCCCCGGTCTGGGGGCAGCTCCAGGGCGACGCCGCCCACTCCGGCCAGGGCGCCGGCGGCAGCGGCACCCTGGCGGTGCGCTGGACCCGCCCGGGGAAGGCCTCGGGGGGCGCGGTGCTGGTGGGCGACGACCTGCTCGTCGGGCAGCAGGGCGGGGTCGCCGACCTGTCACCCGCCGACGGAATCGAGCGCTGGCACTGGTCGACCCCCGACCAGAGGGGCAACAACGTCGGCCCGCCGGCGGTGAGCGGCTGCTCGGTCGGGGTCGTGGAGTCGCGGCCCGACCAGCCCACCAGCGGCGTCCACGCCATCCTCCACGTGGTCTCGATGACCGCCCACGACCTCGCGGGCAAGGGGCTCGACATCCCCTCGGCCTCGGCCGGCGGCCTGCTCTCCACCGGCTCGCGGTTCGAGCTGGTCGGCGGTCGCGCCGAGTCCGGGGCGATCCGGTGGGGGCTCTACGCCATCGACGCCGGCAACGCCAGGGCCAGCTCGCTCGCCCCCCTCGCCGCCTTCACGCCGGGGCCGCCGGCCGCCGACGGCGACACCAGCTACGTCGCCGCCTGGGACAACGGGATGCAGGCGGTGAGCGGCGCCGGCCGCCAGCTCTGGAGGACGGCCACCACCGGGCTGCCGCTGACCGCCCCGGTGCTCAGCGGCGGCAGGGTGATGGTCGGGACCATCGGCGGCGCCGACGCCTTCGACGCGGGCGGCGGGAGGGTGCTGTGGACCACCACCATCGCGTCGGGCGTGGTCGCGGCGCCGCTGCCCGCCGGCGACGGCGTCCTCGTCCTCGACCGCAGCTTCCACAAGCTCCACCGCCTCGACCTCGCCACCGGCCGCGAGCTCTGGGCGGTGCAGCTGGGCACCACCCTGGCGCCGCCGGTGCTGGTGGGCTCGCGGGTGATCACCGCCGACGAGCAGGGTCAGCTGCTCGCCCTCGACGCCAGCAGCGGCAGGGTGCTGCAGAAGCTCACCCTGAGGAGCGGGGTGCGCAGCCCGCTCGCGGTCGGCGGCGGCAGCGTCTACGCGGTCGGCAACGACGGACGGGTCACCGCGGTCTCGCTGGGCTGACACCGGTCATATTTGACATACCAGACCGGCCAGGTCAAGAATTGGGCGGGGGGCATCGGTGCGAGGCGATCGCGTCCAACGTCCCCGGGGTGGGTGAGCGGCGCTCACCCCGAGGGGGGACGGCGTCCCTCTCCTTAAAGCGGTAGATTCGCACACAAATCCGTGGGGGAGGGGGCGAGGAGACGACGGGATGCTGCTGACCCGGGTCGAGAAGCTGTTCATCGCGGCCGCGGTGCTCGCCATCGTGCTCACCGTCGGCTTCGGCGCGGGCCTCTACCACGCCCTCACCACCCGCGAGCAGACCAGCGTCGCCGCCAACGTCCAGGGCGGTGGCGCCACCGGCTCCGCCCCGCTGCCCGACACCGGGCCGGCGGCGGGCGCGTCGGGCGCCTCCCAGCAGGCGCCGGGGGGCGCGGCCAGCTCGGTCACCTCCGGGGGCGGCGTCACCCGGGGCACCGCCCCCGTGGCCGGCGGCGGCGCCCCCCCGGCCCGGCGGCCGGCCGTACCCAACGCGGTCGCCCCCTCGGTCTGCCCCTTCCCCAACGGGGTGATGACCCTGGGCAGCATCGTCTCGCTGTCGGGCTTCTTCCAGTTCCCCGAGGCCAAGAACGCCGCCAGCGCCTACTTCCAGGACGCCAACGCCCACGGCGGCGTGCACGGCTGCCGGGTGCAGTACCAGGTGCTCGACGACGCCACCAGCAACACCAGCGCGCTCGCCGACGCCAAGCAGCTGGTGGCCGACGACCACGTGCTCGCCATCGTCTCGATGGTCTCGCCGTTCGGGCAGGACACCATCGACCCCTACCTCGCCGGCCCGGGGGCCGACAACGGCGGTCAGGCGGTTCCGCTGATCGGCATCGACCCCTACGAGGAGACCGCCTTCAAGTTCCCCAACCAGGTGAGCGTCGACGTGCCCATCAAGGACGCGGGGGCGATCATGGCCCAGTACGCCAAGGACCACGTCGCCTTCACCCATCCGGGGATCTTCGGCTACAACGTCTCGCAGCTCACCGCCGCCGAGGCGGGAGCGGTCGGGCAGTTCAAGAAGCTCGGCTACAGCAACGTGTCCGTCCAGACCGTCGACCCCTCCGCCTCGCAGTACGACCAGATCGTCCAGAAGTTCGCCGCCGACAAGGTCGACCTGATGATGTGGTTCTGCGACATCGGCTGCGGCGACCGCTTCGTCCAGGCGGCGCAGAGCATCAACTACCACCCCAAGTGGGTGAACTACGAGATCGGCTACGACCGCCGCTACGCGGCCCAGTTCGGGCAGCCCGGCGGCGAGCAGGACGGTTCGGTGGCGCTGTCGCCCTTCCTCCCCTACGAGGCGGGCGGGGCCGCGGCCAGCCTGCTCAGCACCGTCGAGCACTACTTCCCGGGGACGTCGCCCGACTCGGTCCTGGAGCAGGGCTGGCTGGGCGCCCAGCTCTTCGCCCGGGTGGTCGACAGCCTCCCCCTGTCCGCCGACCTCCACGCCGACCAGGCGGCGATCATCCAGGCGCTGAACGGCATCACCAACCTCGACCTGGGGCTCACCCCGCCGCTCGACCTGCGCCCCGGCGTCGATCCCGACTACCCGGGGCACGCCCCCCACCGCTGCGCCCAGTTCGTGACCATCAGCGGCGGCTCGCTGCACTGGAACGACCACAGCTGGCATTGCCCGCCGTGATCCTCCCGGTCGCGGCGTCGCTCGCGACGTACGCCACCGACGCCGTCCTCGGGCTGATCCAGGGGGCGGTGTACGGGCTGCTCGCCATGGGGGTGGTGGCCATCTACAGGACCACCCGCACCCTCAACCTCGCCCAGGGCGGGATGGCGACGCTCGGTGCCTTCACCTACATCGCGCTTCGCGAGCACGGCCTTCCCACCCCGGTGGCGGTGGTCGCGGTGGTGGCGCTCGGCGCCGCCCTCGGCCTCGGCATCGGCCAGCTCATCGGCTGGCCGCTGCGCCGCGCCAGCCCGACGGTGAAGCTGGTGTCGAGCCTCGGCGTGCTGCTGGTGGTGCAGAGCGTGGTGGGGATCGTCTTCGGCAACGTGCCCCGCTCGGCGCCGCCGCTGGTGTCGCCGGACAGCGTGAGCCTGCTCGGGATCACCGTGCCCCTGGACGGGCTGGTGGTGCTCGCCGTCGCCGCCGGCTCGGCGGTGCTGCTCAACCGGCTGCTCACCTCCACCCGCCTGGGGCTGCACATGCGCGCGGTCGCCGCCGACCCCGAGGTTGCGGCCCTGCAGGGCGTGAACGTCCGGCTGGTGACCGTGGGCAGCTGGATGCTGGGGGTGGCGATCGCCCTCGGCGGCGGCATCCTGCTCGGCCCGGTGATCCGCACCGTCGCCCCGTTCCTGCTGACCCTGATCGCCCTGCAGGCGCTGGGCGCGACCCTGCTCGGCCGCATCGACAGCCTCTCCGGGGCGCTGGTCGGCGGGCTGATCCTCGGCGAGCTGGTGACCTTCGCCCAGGAGTTCTTTCCCACCACCCAGGGAAGCGCCGACGTCGCCGTGTTCGTGTTCATCCTCGCCGTGCTGCTGCTCCAGCGGCGGGGCGGGCTGGTGGTGGAGCGGGCGTGAGCCGCCGCCAGACCGGCTCGCTCGCCGCCCTCGCCGCCTTCACCGCCGCCGCGGCGACGATGCCCTCGATGCTCGGCTCGGCCCGGCTGCTCTCGATGTCGCTCGCGCTGATCTTCGCGGTCGCCGCCCTCAGCGTGGTGGTGCTCACCGGCTGGACCGGCCAGACCTCGCTGGCCCAGGTCACCTTCATGGGGGTCGGGGCCTTCGTCGCCGCCCGGCTGATGGCCCCGGGGGTGGGGCTGCCGCTGTACCTCGCCGGCCCGGTCGCGGTGCTCGCCGCCGCCGCGGTCAGCGTCGTGGTGGGGCTGCCCGCGCTGCGCCTGCGCGGCGTCTACCTGGCGGTGGTCACCCTCGGCTTCGCCCAGGTGATGCAGGACGCGGTCTTCAACAACTCCACGCTCACCGGGAGCCAGAACGGCGTGAACGTGGCCCGCCCGGTGCTCGGCGGCCTCGACCTCACCTCCGAGCACACCCTCTACTACCTGCTGCTCGGCGTGCTGGTGGGCTGCTGCCTGCTGGTTGCCGGCCTGCGCCGCTCGTCGCTGGGCCGCCGGATGATCGCGCTGCGCACCACCGAGGTCGGGGCCAGCGTCCGCGGCATCGACCTGGTCAGCACCAAGTTGCTGGCCTTCTCGCTGAGCGCCGCTCTCGCCGGGCTCGCCGGCGTGCTCTACGCCCTCGAGCTGCAGAGCGTCGGCCCCGCCCCCTTCCATCCGCTGCAGTCGATCTTCCTGCTCGGGCTGGTGGTCATCGCCGGCCAGCGCAGCGTCGCCGCGGCGCTCGCCGCCGGGCTGCTCTACGGCTGGATGCCCCCCGAGCTGACCCGGCACTTCGCCGACAGCAGCATCGGCCCCAACGCCACCAACCTGGTCGCCGGGGTGGGGCTGCTGCTGGTGCTGATCGGGCGCGAGCAGCTCGCCGGCCTGTCGGGACGGCTGCCGCGCAGGCTGTGGCCGTCGCCGCGGCCCCTCGCCGCCACCTCGGAGATCACCCGCAATGTTCCTGCTTGAGGCCCGCGGGGTCGGGGTCCGCTACGGCGGGGTCCAGGCCCTCGACGGGGTGACCTGCGGGGTCGACGCCGGCGAGATCGCCGCGGTCATCGGCCCCAACGGGGCGGGCAAGACCACCCTGCTCAACGTCATCAGCGGCCTGACCCCGGTGCAGCGGGGGGAGGTGCTCTTCGAGGGCCGCGACCTGGCCCCCCACAGCGCCCACCGCCGCGCCCGGCTGGGGCTGGCCCGCACCCTCCAGGGCGTCGACCTCTTCGAGGGGCTCACGGTGCGTGAGAACCTGATGCTGATGGCCCGGATCAGCGAGAGCAGCCGGCGGCCGGGCACGGCCACGGCCCCGGCGGCCGAGCGGGTGACCGCCGCCGCCGGCTTCCTCGGCGTCGAGGACGAGCTCGAGCGGCAGGTGACCGACCTGCCCGGCGGCCGGCAGCGGCTCGTCGACATCGCCGCCGCGCTCTGCCTGCGGCCGCGCTGCCTGCTCCTCGACGAGCCCGCGGCCGGTGCCGGCCCGTCGGAGTCGGCCTCCCTCGGCCGGCTGCTGCTGCGGATCCGCGAGGTGCTCGGGCTCGGCATCCTGCTGGTCGAGCACGACGTCCAGATGGTGCTCGACATCGCCGACTACATCTACGTGCTCGACTTCGGGCGGCTGATCGCCGAGGGCACCCCCGCGGAGATCCGGCGCGACCCGGTGGTGATCGCCGCCTACCTCGGCCGCGAGGCCGGCGAGCCGCTCCCCGCCGTCACCGCCGCCCCCGCCCCGGCCGCAGCGGCGTCCGCGCCGGTCGCGGACCGTCCGGGCCCGCGCCCGCCGGGGCCGGAGTGGGGGTCGCCCGAGGCTCTCCGGGGAGGCGGCGGTGCTTCGCGCTGAGCGGCTGGAGGTCGCCTACGGCGGCGTGATCGCGCTCCAGGAGTGCAGCCTCGAGGTCGGCGTGGGCGAGTGCCTCGCCGTCCTCGGCGCCAACGGGGCGGGCAAGAGCACGCTGCTGCGGACCCTCGCCCGTGGCATCCGCCAGCGCAGCGGCCACCTCTGGTGGGACGGCACCCGGATCGACCGCTGGGCCGCCGACCGCGCCGCCCGCCACGGCATCGCCCTGGTGCCGGAGGGGCGGCGGCTGTTCGGCGGGCTCACGGTGCGTGAGAACCTGCTGGTGGGCGCCGCCCCCCTGCCGCAGCCGGAGGCGGCGGGCCGCCTCGCCGAGGTGCTGGGCTGGTTCCCCGAGCTCGGCCAGCGCCTCGACGTCGCCGCCGGCCGGCTCAGCGGCGGCGAGCAGCAGATGGCCGGGATCGGCCGCGCCCTGATGGGCCGGCCCCGCCTCCTGCTGGTCGACGAGCTGTCGCTGGGGCTGGCGCCGCTGGTCACCCGCCGGATCTACGAGATCCTCGGCCGGATCGCCGCCGGCGGCATCGCCGTCGTCCTCGTCGAGCAGTACACCGATCTCGCCCTCGCCGCCGCCGGCCGTGCCCTGGTCCTGGAGAAGGGCCGGGTCGCCTTCAGCGGCACCGCCGACGAGCTGCGCCGCAGGCCGGAGCTGCTCGAGAACGCATACTTGGGCCGCGAGCTGCTGGCGCGGGCGCCCGAGGGGGCGCGCAGTGGCGAGCCTGCGGTGGCGGGAGGCCGCCGCTCGGGGACGCGAGGCGCGGGGGATGGCCGGCGGTGGCCGGCGGTGGCCGAGGTGCTGCTCCACCTCGAGGCGCCGGAGAAGCGGCGCATCGAGGAGCAGGCCCGGGCCGCCGGCGTGGACGTCGACGAGTGGATCCGGCGGATGATCCGGGGGTCGGGGGAGGCCCCCCACATCGGGCGTCAGCGCCCGGAGCAGAGGGAGACGTGGTGATGGCCCGCAGAGGACTGACCGCACTGTCCGGGGGGGTCGGCCTGGCCGGCCTCGCGCTCGCCGCCGCCACCGTGCTCGCGCCCACCGGGGCGCTCGCCGGGTATCAGCCCGACCTCCGACCCACCCCGGTGGCGGCGCCGCCGAGCGTCATCGCCTACAGCGGCAGCAGCGCCGGCCTCGAGTTCCACCTCGTCCCCGGCCAGTACCACCCCACCTTCGACCAGGCCTTCGTCGAGTCCTTCCCCTACGCCGCGACCTCGGCGGACAGCAACCCGTCGGCGACGGCGACGGCGACCCCCGCCGAGCTCGGGCTGTTCCTCGACAACTACCCGACGGCGGCGTGCCTGATCAGCACCTTCTCGCCCTACTGCGACCAGATCCAGAAATTCCCGGTCGACGCCTTCTTCGCCCGGGCCACGTCGGACAGCGCCAAGTCCCGCGACGCCCGCACCGCCTTCCCCTGCGAGCCCGGGGCGGCGCAGCCGAAGTCGGTGGCGCTGGCCCCGCCGGCGTGCCCCCAGGCGCCGCCGAGGCAGATCACCCTGGGTGACGGGGTCGCCCACGCCGACGCCACCCCCGACGCCAGCGCCGAGGCGCACCTCGCCGCCTTCGACGTCTCACCTCCGACCCAGGCGCAGCCGGGCTACCTGGCGCGGCTGCGGCAGGCCCGGGCGCTGCTCGCCTACTTCCACCGTCCCACCGCGGGTGTCGACCGCGCGATCGCCTCGTCGTCGATCCTGGGCACCTCCGGGGTCACCACCCTGTCCCAGTTCCACTCCGGCTCGGACGGCATCCCCCGGGCCCACAACCAGGTGGTGTTCGGGAGCATCGACGCCCTCGGCGGCACCGTCCACGCCGACGGCCTGGTGCTCGACCTCGCCGCCGCCACCCTGGGGCAGGCGAAGCCGCCGGTGCGAGCCGAGCAGACCCGCTTCCTCCACCTCACCGTCATGGGCAAGGACTACGGCGACGTCGACAGCTCCAACTGCAACCAGGTCGCCAGCCAGATCAACACCGCCGCACCGAGCATGGTGCCCGGCGGCCAGCAGTTCAGCCTCGGCGCCTTCGGCTTCCGGCTCAGCTGCTCGGTGGTGAGCTCGAGCGTGGTCACCGACCCGGCGAAGGGGTTCGGGCTCAACCCCGTCGCCCAGGAGCTGACCGGGCCGGGGCTCGACTTCGTCCAGCTGCAGAACCCGCTCGACTACCTCCAGGCCGCCGGGTTGCCGATCCCCCAGGCCTGCTATCCGGGGAGCAACCTGCCCCCGCCGCCGGCGCTGCCCGCCGCCCCCAAGCCGGTGCCGCCGCCTCCCGGACCGACCTCGACCTGCCAGTTCGCCTCCACCAACTCCTTCGCGAACAACGGCTTCAGCCTCCACCTCGGCCACGCGGTGCAGAGCCTCGCCGCCCAGCCGCCGGTCCCCGACCTGGGGCTCCTCCCCGGCACCGGCAGCCTCGGCGGCGACGGCCTCGGCGGCGGCCTGACCATCGGGTCGGGGCTCGACTTCGGCAGCACCGGGGGGGGCGGCGCCGCCTCCGGCTTCGGGGCGACCCACGCGCCCGCCGGGCTGGTGCCGGGGAGCGTGGCGACGGTGCCGGCGCCGGCCCTGGTGCTCGCCGGGGTGCCGTACCGCGACTGGCTGGTGTTCGGCTACGGCGCCTGGGGCTGTGCGGTGCTCGCCGCCCTCTGCCTCTGGGGGCTGGCAATCCACCGCCGGCGGCTCAGCGGGCTGCTCTGATGTCCGCCAGAGCAGCGGGGCTGGTGGCTCCGATCCTTCAGCTGCTGCGCGGCCTGCGGCTGCCGCAGCGCCGTCCCCCGAGCGCCTGCCCGCGCTGCGCCACCCCGGTGCGGGTGGGCCTCAGCGCCTGCCCGCTCTGCGGCGAGGTGATGGCCGCCG
This window of the Candidatus Dormiibacterota bacterium genome carries:
- a CDS encoding ABC transporter substrate-binding protein; translated protein: MLLTRVEKLFIAAAVLAIVLTVGFGAGLYHALTTREQTSVAANVQGGGATGSAPLPDTGPAAGASGASQQAPGGAASSVTSGGGVTRGTAPVAGGGAPPARRPAVPNAVAPSVCPFPNGVMTLGSIVSLSGFFQFPEAKNAASAYFQDANAHGGVHGCRVQYQVLDDATSNTSALADAKQLVADDHVLAIVSMVSPFGQDTIDPYLAGPGADNGGQAVPLIGIDPYEETAFKFPNQVSVDVPIKDAGAIMAQYAKDHVAFTHPGIFGYNVSQLTAAEAGAVGQFKKLGYSNVSVQTVDPSASQYDQIVQKFAADKVDLMMWFCDIGCGDRFVQAAQSINYHPKWVNYEIGYDRRYAAQFGQPGGEQDGSVALSPFLPYEAGGAAASLLSTVEHYFPGTSPDSVLEQGWLGAQLFARVVDSLPLSADLHADQAAIIQALNGITNLDLGLTPPLDLRPGVDPDYPGHAPHRCAQFVTISGGSLHWNDHSWHCPP
- a CDS encoding branched-chain amino acid ABC transporter permease, whose product is MSRRQTGSLAALAAFTAAAATMPSMLGSARLLSMSLALIFAVAALSVVVLTGWTGQTSLAQVTFMGVGAFVAARLMAPGVGLPLYLAGPVAVLAAAAVSVVVGLPALRLRGVYLAVVTLGFAQVMQDAVFNNSTLTGSQNGVNVARPVLGGLDLTSEHTLYYLLLGVLVGCCLLVAGLRRSSLGRRMIALRTTEVGASVRGIDLVSTKLLAFSLSAALAGLAGVLYALELQSVGPAPFHPLQSIFLLGLVVIAGQRSVAAALAAGLLYGWMPPELTRHFADSSIGPNATNLVAGVGLLLVLIGREQLAGLSGRLPRRLWPSPRPLAATSEITRNVPA
- a CDS encoding ABC transporter ATP-binding protein: MLRAERLEVAYGGVIALQECSLEVGVGECLAVLGANGAGKSTLLRTLARGIRQRSGHLWWDGTRIDRWAADRAARHGIALVPEGRRLFGGLTVRENLLVGAAPLPQPEAAGRLAEVLGWFPELGQRLDVAAGRLSGGEQQMAGIGRALMGRPRLLLVDELSLGLAPLVTRRIYEILGRIAAGGIAVVLVEQYTDLALAAAGRALVLEKGRVAFSGTADELRRRPELLENAYLGRELLARAPEGARSGEPAVAGGRRSGTRGAGDGRRWPAVAEVLLHLEAPEKRRIEEQARAAGVDVDEWIRRMIRGSGEAPHIGRQRPEQRETW
- a CDS encoding ATP-binding cassette domain-containing protein, giving the protein MFLLEARGVGVRYGGVQALDGVTCGVDAGEIAAVIGPNGAGKTTLLNVISGLTPVQRGEVLFEGRDLAPHSAHRRARLGLARTLQGVDLFEGLTVRENLMLMARISESSRRPGTATAPAAERVTAAAGFLGVEDELERQVTDLPGGRQRLVDIAAALCLRPRCLLLDEPAAGAGPSESASLGRLLLRIREVLGLGILLVEHDVQMVLDIADYIYVLDFGRLIAEGTPAEIRRDPVVIAAYLGREAGEPLPAVTAAPAPAAAASAPVADRPGPRPPGPEWGSPEALRGGGGASR
- a CDS encoding PQQ-binding-like beta-propeller repeat protein codes for the protein MPGRRRLPLPARVTAAIGAAIVVVAVAVIATLLIISRGSSCGSPVWGQLQGDAAHSGQGAGGSGTLAVRWTRPGKASGGAVLVGDDLLVGQQGGVADLSPADGIERWHWSTPDQRGNNVGPPAVSGCSVGVVESRPDQPTSGVHAILHVVSMTAHDLAGKGLDIPSASAGGLLSTGSRFELVGGRAESGAIRWGLYAIDAGNARASSLAPLAAFTPGPPAADGDTSYVAAWDNGMQAVSGAGRQLWRTATTGLPLTAPVLSGGRVMVGTIGGADAFDAGGGRVLWTTTIASGVVAAPLPAGDGVLVLDRSFHKLHRLDLATGRELWAVQLGTTLAPPVLVGSRVITADEQGQLLALDASSGRVLQKLTLRSGVRSPLAVGGGSVYAVGNDGRVTAVSLG
- a CDS encoding branched-chain amino acid ABC transporter permease, encoding MILPVAASLATYATDAVLGLIQGAVYGLLAMGVVAIYRTTRTLNLAQGGMATLGAFTYIALREHGLPTPVAVVAVVALGAALGLGIGQLIGWPLRRASPTVKLVSSLGVLLVVQSVVGIVFGNVPRSAPPLVSPDSVSLLGITVPLDGLVVLAVAAGSAVLLNRLLTSTRLGLHMRAVAADPEVAALQGVNVRLVTVGSWMLGVAIALGGGILLGPVIRTVAPFLLTLIALQALGATLLGRIDSLSGALVGGLILGELVTFAQEFFPTTQGSADVAVFVFILAVLLLQRRGGLVVERA